TTTTCCACATGGAATGATGCATAGCCTTTTCATTATTCCCTTTTTCCCTCTTTTCTCTTTCGATCCTATATATAATTTGTTTTATTTTTTCATTATTACTTTTAAGACATAGTAATTACTAATGAAATCATAGCATTTTTAATTCACAGATAAAAATATCAGGTTTTTCTTTTCTTCCTACCCAAGTTCCATTTTCCCTAAATGAAACATTAAAATAACAGACCTTAATATCCGAAATTTTATGCTTCCTAAAAACAAAAAAGGACAAGCAGACTATATATCTGTTTGTCCTTTCCTTTTCATCCAAAACTTCTCTTATAGAGTTTGGAACGTTTCTGTTAATACAGGAACGATTTGTTTTTTACGAGATACAACACCTTTTAAAGTTGCTGTATTGTTTTCTAATGTTACATTGTATGCTTTTTCAACAACTTGTGTCGCTTTACCGATAGCAAGACCAACAGAATCGTTAGTTAAGATATCAGTCACAACGAATAAGAATAGGTCTAAACCTTTTTCTTCTACTACTGCAGAGATTACTTTTTCTAATTCCGCTTGGTGTACAAGAACGTCGTTTGTATCAACAGCGTTTACTTGTGCGATTTCAACTTTTGCATCGCCCATTTGGAATTCTTTTGCGTCAAGAGAGATTAATTGCTCCATTGTTTTACCGCTTAAATCTGCACCAGCTTTTAACATTTCTAAGCCGTAGCTTTCCGCGTCAACACCAGCGATTTCCGCTAATTCACGAGCTGCAGCTACGTCTTGTTCTGTGCAAGTTGGAGATTTAAATAGTAAAGAATCTGAGATAATTGCAGATAACATTAAACCTGCAACTTCTTTACGAATTGCAACGCCGTTTTCTTTGTACATTTTGTTTAAGATTGTAGCTGTACAACCAACTGGCTCGCAACGGTAGTATAAAGGATCGCTTGTCTCAAAGTTAGCAATACGGTGATGATCGATAACTTCTAACACACGAACAGATTCGATATCGTTAGCACTTTGTTGACGTTCGTTATGGTCAACTAAAATCACGTTGTCCACTTCGTTTGCTACTGTTTCAACAAAACGCGGTCCTTCTACTTTAAAATGATCTAACGCAAATTGAGTTTCACCGCTGATTTCACCTAAACGTACAGGCTCAGCATTCATTCCTAATTCTTTTTTCAGCTCTGCATAAGCAATTGCAGAACAAATTGCATCTGTGTCTGGGTTTTTATGCCCGAAAACTAGTACTTTTTCCATGATTTCCACCTCTTCATGAAAAGGATATCTTAAAGAAGCAAATATGACAATATTTTAAACACATTTTTTATAAATAAAATAAAGGTTCTGCCCTATTTTACACAAAAAAACATCTTACTTCTCCTATATAAGAGGAAAAAAACATGAAAAGCAGAATAAAATCATAAAAAGTCCATTTATTAAAAGGAGGTTTTCCGTTATGCCTATTATCAAGCTTGAAAATGGTGTGAACTTATACTACGAAGAGCGCGGAGAAGGTACGCCCATTCTTTTTATTCACGGCGTCTGGATGAGCAGCCGTTTTTTTCATAAACAAATCCCTTATTTCAGTGAAAAATATCGTGCGATTTCAATTGACTTACGAAGTCACGGGCGCTCTCCCCATATTGAAACTGGACATACAATTACAAACTATGCCCATGATGTGCATGCTTTTATAGAAAGTTTATCTTTAAAAGATGTTATCTTAGTCGGTTGGTCAATGGGAGCATTTGTTGTATGGGAATATATAAAGCAATTTGGAGAACAAAATATTAAAGGTTCTGTTATTGTTGATGAATTAGCATCAGATTTTAAATGGCCCGATTTCCCTATTGGTGCCTTTGATTTCCCAACACTTATTCATTTCATGAGTGAAGTTCAAACAAATCAAGTTGAGTTTCTAAAGGGTTTTATCCCTCTCATGTTTAAAAATCCCCTTTCTACAGAAGATTCAACTTGGATGCTTGAGGAGGTAACAAAGGTTCCAGCATCTATTGCGAGCGCGATTTTATTCGATCAATCTGTTGTTGATTATCGGAAAGAATTAAATGCAATTACAAAACCAACTTTACTTTGTTTCGGTAGAGAAGAAAAATTAATTCCAGTTGCTGCGGGCGAACATTTACACGCACATATTAATAACTCTCAACTCGTTATTTTCGAAAACAGCTGTCATTGTCCATTTCTAGAAGAAGCTGACCATTTTAACAATGTGCTACATTCTTTTATTCAATCACTGTCATAACGTATTTTTCAAAGGACCTAGTATGTTAAAACTTTAAAACTCATTTTTTAATCAAAACAAAAAGGCCATTTAAAACAATGGCCTTTAAAATTAATTTCTGCACAATTCCTTTTACTCAAAATTTTTATCTTCTATTTTATTAAGTTCGCCCCTTACCCACGATGCTTCTAAAGTATCTTCTAGGAAACGAGAAACCAACTTTAATTCATTTGGATTATATCTATTTAAAAATCGAATAACTCCTCTATTAATTTCATCATGCAACACCTGATGTAAGTAAAACAGTTCTTTTCCTAAAGAAGTTGTTTTAAATAAGAATTCCTTTTTATTATTTGGAATCGTTTCTGTCGTGATTAATTTTTTAGTAACTAATCCCTAACGCAATGAGCTGTTTTTCGCGTTTTGTTAATACACCTTCCTGGAAACAAGCTTGTGTAAATGCATGATATGTTTCTGTGATTTCTGGAATTGGTTTTAAAAAATTTCCAATGCCTTCTTTATAAATGAAGTAATACATCATTTATAAAACCATGTTGTTGATATATTATCATAAAAGATAGAATTTTCAGTTTTTTAACCTTAAAAATATATAACGCTACAATTTCACACTATCATCTACTGGTACTTTTCTTCTAGAAATTTCATTTTCACCTTCTTTACACTTTTCTTCCCAAAATACAACACCTTCAAGCCCTACTTTTTTAGGGTCAAATATTGGATCTTTTCCTTCTTTTTTCTGCGTTTCATAATCTTTTAATACTTTTAATGCCGTCTTACTTAACAATAAAATCGCTAAAAGATTCAGCCATGCCATACTGCCTATCCCTAAATCTCCAAGATTCCATAAAAGTGAAGCTGATTCCACACTACCGACGTAAACCATAATTAAAAATCCGAATTTCAAAATCGTTTTTAACCATTTAAATTTCAATTTATGATCCAAGTAAGTAAGTGTAGTTTCGGCAATATAGTAATATGCTAGTAGAGTTGTGAATGCAAAGAAAAAGATTGCGATTGAAATAAATAATGGACCAAAACCTGTCATAACAGTTTCAACTGCTTGTTGTGTATAAATTGGCCCTGCTTCAACATTCCCCATATTTTTCACAATGGCGCTCTTTCCTTCAGGTATGACATTGTACATCCCTGTTATTAAAACCATAAGAGCTGTTGCTGTACATACAACAATTGTATCGATGTAAACCGAAAATGCTTGTACTAACCCTTGTTTAGCAGGATGTGATACTTCAGCAGCTGCAGAGCTATACGTTGCTTCTCCAACACCAGCAACATTTGAAAATACAGCTCGTTTCACTCCCCATGCAATGGCTGCCCCAACAATTCCGCCAAACATTTCATCGATTCCAAATGCACTTGAGAAAATAAGTGTGAACATATTAGGGATTTCCGTTATATTAGCAATTAAAACGATACATGTAACAATTACATAACCAATTGCCATAAACGGTACTAGAGTTTGAGAAACAGCAGCAATTCTCTTTACTCCGCCAAAAATAATCGCTGCCAGCAATACAACTAAAAATACACCAGTCATATATTTACTAATACCAGAAGAATTTTCAAATCCAACCGCAATGCTACTTGATTGAATCCCTGGCAATAAAACGCCATATGAAATCGTCACGACAACCGCTACAATGACGGCAAACCATTTTATTTTTAAGCCTTTTTCAATAAAATATGGTGTACCACCTCGATATTCATTTCCTACCTTACTTTTATACACTTGAGCAAGCGTTGACTCAACGAATGCACTAGCTGCTCCTAATAGAGCCATCACCCACATCCAAAACACAGCTCCTGGACCACCAAAAGCAATAGCTGTCGCTACACCAGCAATATTTCCAATTCCGACCCGGCCCGATAACGCTAAACAAAATGCTTGAAATGAAGATATCCCGGTCTCTGAGCTCTTTCCTTCAAATAATAGTTTGATCATCTCTTTAAAATACCGAATTTGTAAAAAACGAGTAGCAATTGTGAAATACACGCCTGCTCCTAACGCAAAAATAACTAATCCTATACTCCATACTTGTCCTACTAACCACTCTACTAACTTTTCCATCCCAATCCCCCTCATAATTGTGTGAAAAAGAGTTATTTATTGCGTGCTTAAAAAATAAAACGGACAACCTCACCGTTCATTCAAGTTGTCCGTTCACTCTTCCTATTTGATCATTATTTTATATTAACCCAAACACTCTTTACTTCCGTGTAGTTATCAAGTGCATACGATCCTAATTCGCGCCCAATTCCGGATTGTTTATATCCGCCAAATGGTGCCGCTGCATTTTCTAAATTATAATCATTAATCCAAACGGTCCCTGCCTTTAATTTATTTGCGACTTGATGTCCAGTTTTAATATTTTGTGTCCATACACCTGCTGCTAATCCGTAAGAAGAGCTATTCGCTCTTTCAATTACTTCCTCAGTCGAATCAAATGGCATAACTACAACGACTGGTCCAAATATTTCTTCCTTTGCGATTGTCATATCATCTGTAACATTTGTAAAAACTGTGGGCTGCACAAAATAACCTTTTTCAAATGCCCGTTCTCCCCCAGCTACAACTGTTGCTCCTTCAGCCATTCCTTGTTCAATATACTTTAGCACACGCTCTTGTTGTTTTTTAGATACGAGCGGGCCCATTTCTGTATCCTTTTCCATCCCAGCACCAAGCTTAACTTTATTCGCCATTTCTACAAGTTCATCTACTACTCTTTCATAATGTTTCCGATGAACGAACACACGAGATCCTGCGCTACAGTTTTGACCATGATTATACATAATGCCTTGGAAGGCACCATTAATAGCTTCAGATAAATCGGCATCTTCTAAAATAATATTTGGTGACTTACCTCCAAGTTCTAACGTTACATGTTTAATTGTTTCAGCAGATTGACGCATAATATATTTCCCTGTAACTGTCGAACCTGTGAAAGCTACTTTATTAATATCATGATGGTTTACGATTGCTGCTCCTGCTTCTTGTCCGAAACCTGGAACAAAATTTACAACACCGTTTGGAAATCCCGCCTCTTTAAAAAGCTTTGCAGCATATAGTAAAGATAACGGTGTTTGCTCTGCTGGTTTTAATACAATCGTACATCCTGTCGCAAGAGCAGCACCCATTTTCCAAGCGGACATAACTAACGGATAATTCCAAGGAATAATTTGACCAACAACCCCAATCGGTTCATGACGTGTATAATTTAAATAATCTTTTGAAATAGGAATTGTTTGTCCTACAATTTTTGTAGTCCAACCAGCATAATACCGGTAATTTTCTACTGTCGCTGGAATATCATCTTCAAGCGCAATTTGATACGGTTTCCCATTATCTAAAGCTTCTAGCTGCGCTAATTCTTCTTTATGTTCTTCAATTAAATCAGCTAATTTATATATAAGATGTGCTCTTTCTGCAGTAGTCATTTCAGACCAAGGGCCCGTTTCAAAAGCTTCTCTTGCAGCTTTCGTCGCTACATCAATATCTTCCACTTGCGCCTCACTCACTACCGCAAGAACATCCTCTGTAGCCGGATTATATGTTTTAAACGTCTTTCCACTAATAGAAGGAACAAATTCACCATTAATAAACAATTTGATTTCTTCATTTAAAAACGCTTTTACTTTTGATTTTAGCTCCATGTTTGTCGTTAACATATTTTCCCCTCCTCCTTAGTTTAAACAGCTGAATTAGCCGTTATTTGTAATAAAATCTGTTGAAGTTTTTGATCTTCTTCCTGTGTCAATCCTAATCTTGGATAACGAGATGGACCTCCAGTTTGTCCGTGTAACTCCATTGCACGTTTAACAATTTGTACGTATTTCCCTGACCCTTCTAGGAATTCACAAAGAGGCAAAATTGTATCATTAATCTCCCATGCATTTTCGAACTCTCCATTTTGAAAATGCTCATACATTTTTGTAACAAGTCCCGGAACGATATTACCCGCCACAGAGACCCATCCAGTAGCACCAACTAAATATGATTCCATAACTAAATCTTCGGATCCGCAAAAGACTTGAAAAGCACTCTCTCCTTGTCTTACTAAATCTCTCACTTTACGAATATCTCCGCTAGATTCTTTAATATGTGTAACATTTTCACATTCTTTTCCTATTCGAAGCATAAGCTCTATACTCATGTCAACACCAGAGGTAAACGGGTTATTGTATAACATAATTGGTATATTTACAGCATTTGAGATTTCTTTAAAATGAAAGTAGATTTCTTCTTCTTTCGGTTTACAATAATAAGAGTTAATAATTAATGCACAATCTGCGCCATGAGCTTCTGCATGCTTCGTATATTCAATCGTTTCTTTCGTCGTCTCTGCAGCAGTTCCAACAATTACAGGAATGCGTCCATCAACTTCTTTTAATACCGTTTCCACCATCTTAAATCGTTCTTTTTTTGATAAACTAACAAATTCTCCCGTACTTCCATTAATAATGATGCCGGCAACCTTCTGCTCAATAAAATAGTTTACGTTCTGTTTCACTCCGTTCCAATCAATCTCTTGAAATTCATCCATCGGAGTAATTAATACTGGAAATGCTCCTTTTATACTTTTCATCATATTCTCTCCCTTACATTTCATTTACTTTTTCCACATACTGTATTAACCGTTATTTTAATAAAAATCCTACTGGAAATGGATCAGTAGGGTCTAATACAAATGTTTGCATACCTGTAATAAACCCTCTGCTTGTGAAAGTAAATGTATATCCTTTCTCTTTCTTATTCACTTTTTGCACCTTCACAAAACTATTAAAAATACTCTCATTAATAAAAGGTTCTTCCGTACGTACATCACCTATAGAAAGGCTACTTATATACGAAACACTTGTTGATGCGAATCCAGGCGAACGCACAATATAGTCGTCATCCTGAAACGTAATTGTTTTTATACGATTCTCTTTTATGTGGGAAGAATCTACTAAAACGACTCTTTTTATAAGTGGCTGCTTTGGCATGGACTCAAGTATAGCTTTCCCCCAGTTCTTTAATTCAAAAATGTTTTCAATACAAATTTCCGGAGAACATTCCTCTTTCTGAAACACTGCATATACTTGATCAGCTTGTATGAGAGAGTAGTGTATATTTCCAATAGGACTATGTAGTGGTAGATTCTCTTCGATTGAGTAACACACTTTACTTTCTAGCGATACAGAAACGACTTCATCCTTTTCTACATGTGCACGGACTAAAAACACACCGCATAGCGTTTCAATTTTGTATTGATTTGAATCGCTTTGTTTTAAGTGTCCACTTTCAAGTAACATAGTTACTACCGCGACAATCCCACCGTAATGAAGAGGAATTGCTCCTTTATGATTAAAAAATAATACAGCTGCATCAACTTCACTATGAATAGAAGGAACGACAACACATCCGTTTAAACCTATGAACCCACGTGGTTCATTTAATAAAAGCTGCATTTCCTCTGCTAATTCACCAGAAATTTGTTCATTTAGTTGTTCCAAACTATGATAGTATTTACACGGTGCGTCTTTAATTATACGAAACGCTTCACCAGCTACGTGTACATCTACTGTCATATACATTTTTTGAATCTTCATTTCACTTCCTCCGTTTCATGTTCCATCGGCGGAATTAGCAAAAATCCTTCTTTCAGTGGATCCTCTTCATTGTAAAAAAATCTATGCATTCCCATTAGCCAAGCTGAACCAGTGATCTTTGTTACTACAGCTTCAATGTTCTCCACATATGTTGTATCTATTACACTTCCTTTAAATAACGAGCCAACAATACTTTCATGAACAAATTCTTCTTGCATTGCAATTTTTTTATTAGCGTATAATACAGCTAGCTTCGCAGATGTTCCCGTACCACATGGAGAACGATCAATTCCTCCCGGTGGAACAACAACGGTATTTTTTACATGTGCCGTTTCATGGGTAGGATCTGTGTAAAATTCAATATGTGTTACCCCTTTTATAAATGAATATTGCGGATGAATAACTTCAAATTTTTCATTAATCGTATTTCTTATTTGGATCGCTTTATCAATTATTGTAGAAGCATTTTCTGGCACTAACTCTAGACCAAGCGCTTCCCCATCGATAATGGCATAAAAGTTTCCGCCATATGCGATATCAACATCTACATTTCCAATCCCTTCAACATGGACAGAAATACTCTTTAGTAAAAAAGCTGGTATATTACAAAAAGATACTTCTTTTGCTTTACCGTCTTGAACAGAAATATCCACTTCAACAAGACCAGCTGGTGTATCCAATTTCAAAGAAGTTATCGGCTCATATACAGGTATTAAACCTGATTCAACTAAAGCCGTACATACACCGATCGTATCGTGACCACACATCGGTAAATATCCACCTGTCTCTATGTAGATGACACCTATATCCGCTTCTGGATGACACGGATCTGTTAATAACGCCCCAGACATCACATCATGACCGCGCGGTTCATTCATTAACAATTTACGGATCCAGTCATACTCTTTCTTCATATGAAGCATTTTTTCTGCCATGTTCTCTCCTATTAACTTTGGAAGTCCGCTAATTAACGTCCTCGTAGGATTTCCACCTGTATGCGTATCAATCGTCGTAAAGACTCTTTGTGACCTCATCCGTTTAACACCCTTTCTGTAAAACGATTCAAACGAAGCGGTTCAATCGGAATTGATGTTTCTCTTTCGTTTAAGAGCTCTTCAATAACTTTCCCTGTAACTGCTGCGAGACTAATTCCATCCCCTTCATGTCCTGCAGCGATATAATAGTTTGGAATATGTTCTACTCGTGAAATGATCGGCAAATGATCTTCTGTCCATGGACGCAGGCCAGCGTAAGAACGAATAACCATCATATCTGCCATTTTCGGATAAAAACGAATCGCTCGATTCGCAATACACTTAATTACTTCGTTGTTTATCCTCGTATGAAATCCTACAAATTCTCTACTACTACCAATTAAAAAATTTTGACTTTCTGTTGGTTCAAACACGAGAGCTACACCGTATTTTTCAGTCAAAGCATCGACTTTCCGTTTCCCACCAAACTTAGAAATTAAATAACCAAATTCCATTACTTTGCGAGAGCCTACATGTTGTTGCCTTGAAGCTACGATAATATGCCCTTTTCTTGGCTCAATCGGTATAGATAGGTCCAACATTTCTCCAATTTTAGGGGCCCATACTCCCGCTGCGTTCACAATTTGCTTTGCAGTAAACGTTCCATTTGTCGTTTCTACAATAAAGGAACCATCTATGGCTCTCCTCATTTCTTTTACTTCTGTATGCTTAAAAGATTTTGCCCCCAATTTTTTCGCTTCTGCAAGAAGTGAAAAAGCAAGGAGATACGGATTTACAGTCGAATCTGTTGCACATTCTAAACCACCTAATAAATCATCAGCGAAAAACGGTGATTCTTCTCTTATGTCTTGTCTATCAAGCATCCGAAACGGTAAGCCAGCTTCTTTTTGACGATTCACCCATTTTTGAGCTGCCTCCATTTCCTCCTCTGACTCACAGACAAGAATACTTCCTGGCGCTCGGTATTCAAACGAATGTTCCAATTCTTCACTTAATTCCGTTACTAATTTTTGACTTACTAGCGACATCTGACTATCAAAGCCTGGGTCTTTATCAATGGCTAAAATGTTGCCGTCACACCGTGAAGACGTGCCACTGACAAATTCCCCCTTGTCAATGATTGTTACGTCTCTTCCATATTTTGAAGTGTAATAAGCAATAGAACAGCCAATAATTCCACCGCCTAGTATTAAAACGTCACAGTGTCTCATGCAGCCCCCTCCTTTCTTTCAAATCTCTCATCCTCTATTTATGCAATTGGTATGCCAACTCAAAATATATTTATTTTCATATGTGAGAAAAATAGATGTAAAAATATTTTGAATTTAACAGAAATAAGTGTATTATTTTTTTATCAGTGTCTAAAATTTTTCACACTACAGGAGGATAATATGGCATTTTCATTCCCATCAATAAAAGAACTTATAAAATATTTTTCAACAAATCATACATTCGACATAAGTCACATCAAACAAAAAAATGGCGAATTTTATTACCTTACTGCACATACGAAAGAATTACTTTGTGCAACTTTATATGAAGAAGACTCCTTCTCTAATTTAATCAAAGCATTTTCTAATCATTTTGCAGTCGTTATTCTCAATAAAACACAAGATCCAACACACTGTATAACTGTTACCCAAATGGTCCCTTTTCTCTATAATTCTTACAATCAATTACAGGCATTTTACAATACCGTTCTTCAAACGACAGATTCTTCAGTTACTGTTATCGACGATAATGAACGTGTTCGTACATGGACAGATGGAGCCGAAAAAATATTTTCAGTAAAACATGGAGACATTATCGGACAACCTATTACTCATTTTTTTGATTATAAAGATCTAGAAATTTTACAATCATTACATAAAGGAAAACGTATAGTAGCTCAGTATCATCAACCTCGCTCCGATCTATTTGTATTAATTAATTCAAATCCTGTTTATTGCGACAACAAAATTATCGGTGCAGTCGTTTCTGAAACGGATGTTACAAGTCAGGTTGTACTAAATGAAAAGTTATTTAATATGTCACATGAAGTGCACCGCTTAGAACAAGAAGTAGCAAAATATAAAGACACATCCGATCCCTTTCATTCCATGAAAGGAAAGAGTGCTGTCATACAGAGAACGATCCAATTGGCTAGGAAAGTTTGCTCTGTTAAATCGACCGTTTTAATAC
This sequence is a window from Bacillus pseudomycoides DSM 12442. Protein-coding genes within it:
- the ppaC gene encoding manganese-dependent inorganic pyrophosphatase gives rise to the protein MEKVLVFGHKNPDTDAICSAIAYAELKKELGMNAEPVRLGEISGETQFALDHFKVEGPRFVETVANEVDNVILVDHNERQQSANDIESVRVLEVIDHHRIANFETSDPLYYRCEPVGCTATILNKMYKENGVAIRKEVAGLMLSAIISDSLLFKSPTCTEQDVAAARELAEIAGVDAESYGLEMLKAGADLSGKTMEQLISLDAKEFQMGDAKVEIAQVNAVDTNDVLVHQAELEKVISAVVEEKGLDLFLFVVTDILTNDSVGLAIGKATQVVEKAYNVTLENNTATLKGVVSRKKQIVPVLTETFQTL
- a CDS encoding alpha/beta fold hydrolase encodes the protein MPIIKLENGVNLYYEERGEGTPILFIHGVWMSSRFFHKQIPYFSEKYRAISIDLRSHGRSPHIETGHTITNYAHDVHAFIESLSLKDVILVGWSMGAFVVWEYIKQFGEQNIKGSVIVDELASDFKWPDFPIGAFDFPTLIHFMSEVQTNQVEFLKGFIPLMFKNPLSTEDSTWMLEEVTKVPASIASAILFDQSVVDYRKELNAITKPTLLCFGREEKLIPVAAGEHLHAHINNSQLVIFENSCHCPFLEEADHFNNVLHSFIQSLS
- a CDS encoding alanine/glycine:cation symporter family protein, translating into MEKLVEWLVGQVWSIGLVIFALGAGVYFTIATRFLQIRYFKEMIKLLFEGKSSETGISSFQAFCLALSGRVGIGNIAGVATAIAFGGPGAVFWMWVMALLGAASAFVESTLAQVYKSKVGNEYRGGTPYFIEKGLKIKWFAVIVAVVVTISYGVLLPGIQSSSIAVGFENSSGISKYMTGVFLVVLLAAIIFGGVKRIAAVSQTLVPFMAIGYVIVTCIVLIANITEIPNMFTLIFSSAFGIDEMFGGIVGAAIAWGVKRAVFSNVAGVGEATYSSAAAEVSHPAKQGLVQAFSVYIDTIVVCTATALMVLITGMYNVIPEGKSAIVKNMGNVEAGPIYTQQAVETVMTGFGPLFISIAIFFFAFTTLLAYYYIAETTLTYLDHKLKFKWLKTILKFGFLIMVYVGSVESASLLWNLGDLGIGSMAWLNLLAILLLSKTALKVLKDYETQKKEGKDPIFDPKKVGLEGVVFWEEKCKEGENEISRRKVPVDDSVKL
- a CDS encoding aldehyde dehydrogenase family protein; this encodes MLTTNMELKSKVKAFLNEEIKLFINGEFVPSISGKTFKTYNPATEDVLAVVSEAQVEDIDVATKAAREAFETGPWSEMTTAERAHLIYKLADLIEEHKEELAQLEALDNGKPYQIALEDDIPATVENYRYYAGWTTKIVGQTIPISKDYLNYTRHEPIGVVGQIIPWNYPLVMSAWKMGAALATGCTIVLKPAEQTPLSLLYAAKLFKEAGFPNGVVNFVPGFGQEAGAAIVNHHDINKVAFTGSTVTGKYIMRQSAETIKHVTLELGGKSPNIILEDADLSEAINGAFQGIMYNHGQNCSAGSRVFVHRKHYERVVDELVEMANKVKLGAGMEKDTEMGPLVSKKQQERVLKYIEQGMAEGATVVAGGERAFEKGYFVQPTVFTNVTDDMTIAKEEIFGPVVVVMPFDSTEEVIERANSSSYGLAAGVWTQNIKTGHQVANKLKAGTVWINDYNLENAAAPFGGYKQSGIGRELGSYALDNYTEVKSVWVNIK
- the dapA gene encoding 4-hydroxy-tetrahydrodipicolinate synthase — encoded protein: MKSIKGAFPVLITPMDEFQEIDWNGVKQNVNYFIEQKVAGIIINGSTGEFVSLSKKERFKMVETVLKEVDGRIPVIVGTAAETTKETIEYTKHAEAHGADCALIINSYYCKPKEEEIYFHFKEISNAVNIPIMLYNNPFTSGVDMSIELMLRIGKECENVTHIKESSGDIRKVRDLVRQGESAFQVFCGSEDLVMESYLVGATGWVSVAGNIVPGLVTKMYEHFQNGEFENAWEINDTILPLCEFLEGSGKYVQIVKRAMELHGQTGGPSRYPRLGLTQEEDQKLQQILLQITANSAV
- a CDS encoding proline racemase family protein; translated protein: MKIQKMYMTVDVHVAGEAFRIIKDAPCKYYHSLEQLNEQISGELAEEMQLLLNEPRGFIGLNGCVVVPSIHSEVDAAVLFFNHKGAIPLHYGGIVAVVTMLLESGHLKQSDSNQYKIETLCGVFLVRAHVEKDEVVSVSLESKVCYSIEENLPLHSPIGNIHYSLIQADQVYAVFQKEECSPEICIENIFELKNWGKAILESMPKQPLIKRVVLVDSSHIKENRIKTITFQDDDYIVRSPGFASTSVSYISSLSIGDVRTEEPFINESIFNSFVKVQKVNKKEKGYTFTFTSRGFITGMQTFVLDPTDPFPVGFLLK
- a CDS encoding proline racemase family protein, which codes for MRSQRVFTTIDTHTGGNPTRTLISGLPKLIGENMAEKMLHMKKEYDWIRKLLMNEPRGHDVMSGALLTDPCHPEADIGVIYIETGGYLPMCGHDTIGVCTALVESGLIPVYEPITSLKLDTPAGLVEVDISVQDGKAKEVSFCNIPAFLLKSISVHVEGIGNVDVDIAYGGNFYAIIDGEALGLELVPENASTIIDKAIQIRNTINEKFEVIHPQYSFIKGVTHIEFYTDPTHETAHVKNTVVVPPGGIDRSPCGTGTSAKLAVLYANKKIAMQEEFVHESIVGSLFKGSVIDTTYVENIEAVVTKITGSAWLMGMHRFFYNEEDPLKEGFLLIPPMEHETEEVK
- a CDS encoding NAD(P)/FAD-dependent oxidoreductase — its product is MRHCDVLILGGGIIGCSIAYYTSKYGRDVTIIDKGEFVSGTSSRCDGNILAIDKDPGFDSQMSLVSQKLVTELSEELEHSFEYRAPGSILVCESEEEMEAAQKWVNRQKEAGLPFRMLDRQDIREESPFFADDLLGGLECATDSTVNPYLLAFSLLAEAKKLGAKSFKHTEVKEMRRAIDGSFIVETTNGTFTAKQIVNAAGVWAPKIGEMLDLSIPIEPRKGHIIVASRQQHVGSRKVMEFGYLISKFGGKRKVDALTEKYGVALVFEPTESQNFLIGSSREFVGFHTRINNEVIKCIANRAIRFYPKMADMMVIRSYAGLRPWTEDHLPIISRVEHIPNYYIAAGHEGDGISLAAVTGKVIEELLNERETSIPIEPLRLNRFTERVLNG